From Coffea arabica cultivar ET-39 chromosome 2e, Coffea Arabica ET-39 HiFi, whole genome shotgun sequence, the proteins below share one genomic window:
- the LOC113729541 gene encoding uncharacterized protein isoform X1 yields the protein MDKEQNEVDGEYDIQQRKRQLVATEIVCQVVNMIIARKLSHANYVDRPIGYWSAQCHLVREELLMQLSTNGYLSKVIRMGPETFRRLCDLLQTHGGLQPTQRATVQEQVVKFLHILTIPSKNITMSYFYRRSGETVSRHFHRVLRAVIALEDQFLQQPTGEQVPPEILNSTRFYPYFKDCVGAIDGTHVRVKVPNIDAAKYRGRKEHPTQNVLAACSLNMRFTYVLPGWEGTASDSRIIKNALTREDKLIIPNGKYYLVDAGFMLRRGLLTPYRNVRYHLKEYSGQQPQNFRELFNLRHSSLRNAIERAFGVLKKRFPIIGDTQPTYSVETQSQIVLACCILHNFLMEFDPDLEYINEVDEELANQSPSEEESGDISAEKDHAQGESLRNEIAMQMWNDYIL from the exons ATGGATAAGGAACAAAATGAAGTCGATGGAGAATATGACATTCAACAAAGGAAGCGACAATTGGTTGCTACTGAAATTGTTTGTCAGGTAGTAAACATGATAATTGCTCGAAAACTAAGCCATGCAAATTATGTGGATCGACCCATTGGATATTGGTCTGCACAATGTCATTTAGTACGAGAGGAATTATTGATGCAACTCAGTACAAATGGATATTTGAGTAAGGTTATCCGTATGGGACCAGAAACTTTTAGGCGCTTGTGTGACTTGTTGCAAACACATGGTGGTCTACAACCTACTCAAAGAGCCACGGTGCAAGAGCAAGTTGTTAAATTTCTCCATATATTAACAATTCCctcaaaaaatatcacaatgtCATACTTTTATCGGCGTTCTGGAGAAACTGTTAGTCGtcattttcatagagttttACGAGCAGTTATAGCATTGGAGGATCAATTTCTTCAGCAGCCTACGGGAGAACAAGTTCCTCCGGAAATACTTAATAGTACAAGATTTTATCCATATTTTAAG GATTGTGTGGGTGCAATTGATGGAACCCATGTTCGCGTTAAGGTGCCTAATATTGATGCGGCAAAATATCGTGGTAGAAAAGAGCATCCAACACAAAATGTGCTTGCTGCATGTTCTTTGAATATGAGATTCACATATGTTCTACCTGGTTGGGAGGGAACTGCATCGGATTCAAGGATCATAAAAAATGCGCTCACTAGAGAAGATAAATTAATCATTCCTAATG GTAAATATTATCTTGTTGATGCTGGATTCATGTTGAGAAGGGGACTTCTTACACCTTATAGAAATGTAAGGTATCACCTGAAGGAATACTCAGGTCAACAACCGCAaaactttcgagaactattcaATTTGCGACATTCATCATTGCGTAATGCAATTGAGAGAGCATTTGGTGTCTTGAAAAAACGGTTTCCAATCATTGGAGATACTCAACCAACTTATAGTGTTGAAACACAATCACAAattgtgcttgcttgttgtaTATTACATAATTTTCTCATGGAGTTTGACCCTGACTTGGAGTACATTAATGAAGTGGATGAAGAATTGGCAAATCAATCTCCATCGGAGGAGGAAAGTGGAGATATAAGTGCTGAAAAAGATCATGCTCAAGGAGAAAGTTTAAGGAATGAAATAGCAATGCAAATGTGGAAT
- the LOC113729541 gene encoding uncharacterized protein isoform X2, whose amino-acid sequence MIIARKLSHANYVDRPIGYWSAQCHLVREELLMQLSTNGYLSKVIRMGPETFRRLCDLLQTHGGLQPTQRATVQEQVVKFLHILTIPSKNITMSYFYRRSGETVSRHFHRVLRAVIALEDQFLQQPTGEQVPPEILNSTRFYPYFKDCVGAIDGTHVRVKVPNIDAAKYRGRKEHPTQNVLAACSLNMRFTYVLPGWEGTASDSRIIKNALTREDKLIIPNGKYYLVDAGFMLRRGLLTPYRNVRYHLKEYSGQQPQNFRELFNLRHSSLRNAIERAFGVLKKRFPIIGDTQPTYSVETQSQIVLACCILHNFLMEFDPDLEYINEVDEELANQSPSEEESGDISAEKDHAQGESLRNEIAMQMWNDYIL is encoded by the exons ATGATAATTGCTCGAAAACTAAGCCATGCAAATTATGTGGATCGACCCATTGGATATTGGTCTGCACAATGTCATTTAGTACGAGAGGAATTATTGATGCAACTCAGTACAAATGGATATTTGAGTAAGGTTATCCGTATGGGACCAGAAACTTTTAGGCGCTTGTGTGACTTGTTGCAAACACATGGTGGTCTACAACCTACTCAAAGAGCCACGGTGCAAGAGCAAGTTGTTAAATTTCTCCATATATTAACAATTCCctcaaaaaatatcacaatgtCATACTTTTATCGGCGTTCTGGAGAAACTGTTAGTCGtcattttcatagagttttACGAGCAGTTATAGCATTGGAGGATCAATTTCTTCAGCAGCCTACGGGAGAACAAGTTCCTCCGGAAATACTTAATAGTACAAGATTTTATCCATATTTTAAG GATTGTGTGGGTGCAATTGATGGAACCCATGTTCGCGTTAAGGTGCCTAATATTGATGCGGCAAAATATCGTGGTAGAAAAGAGCATCCAACACAAAATGTGCTTGCTGCATGTTCTTTGAATATGAGATTCACATATGTTCTACCTGGTTGGGAGGGAACTGCATCGGATTCAAGGATCATAAAAAATGCGCTCACTAGAGAAGATAAATTAATCATTCCTAATG GTAAATATTATCTTGTTGATGCTGGATTCATGTTGAGAAGGGGACTTCTTACACCTTATAGAAATGTAAGGTATCACCTGAAGGAATACTCAGGTCAACAACCGCAaaactttcgagaactattcaATTTGCGACATTCATCATTGCGTAATGCAATTGAGAGAGCATTTGGTGTCTTGAAAAAACGGTTTCCAATCATTGGAGATACTCAACCAACTTATAGTGTTGAAACACAATCACAAattgtgcttgcttgttgtaTATTACATAATTTTCTCATGGAGTTTGACCCTGACTTGGAGTACATTAATGAAGTGGATGAAGAATTGGCAAATCAATCTCCATCGGAGGAGGAAAGTGGAGATATAAGTGCTGAAAAAGATCATGCTCAAGGAGAAAGTTTAAGGAATGAAATAGCAATGCAAATGTGGAAT